The following proteins come from a genomic window of Tenebrio molitor chromosome 9, icTenMoli1.1, whole genome shotgun sequence:
- the LOC138138276 gene encoding pickpocket protein 28-like — protein MDEIRSESEKSKITDTKPESFLKNLQNYFTEYCENSTIHGIKYLGEQRRIIIEKLWWFIALTLALYYCIILIRATYSKWENSPVIVSFATTETPIWKTPFPAVTICPETKSVPKIFNYAEFLHKKQRGEVVPRDDELRLSYVSLLCSYRPGLNLSVNRFGDDDIFDTFQKVGPKFLEKISDCAFMGIPHNCSELFTPIITDAGLCYSFNILHRNDILSDIVKHYNDFHSKSINASEWSLQYGYGKKSGKNTYPRRALYAGVSFSFDLKIETTSEDLDSECLKTLQGYKIQIHHPSMLPRVKQQHFRLPLNQVVLAAIMPTMITTSDDIKHYPSERRECLFPSERQLKYFKVYTQQNCQIECKTNFTLEMCGCVDFYMPRDHVTKICGAPMKPCMLKAEKMLLSQNIENQLRRNGGLPMSNDTLYKSSKNCNCMPDCTSISYVIETSQSNWDSALNQLDQIFSSQENFTTHMSQLQIFFKANQFITSERNELFGPTDFLANCGGLLGLFTGFSFLSLVEILYYCTLRVFCNIKLFGIKYWAGEGN, from the exons ATGGACGAAATCAGAAGTGAGAGtgaaaagtcaaaaatcaCTGACACCAAACCAGAAAGTTTCTtgaaaaatctgcaaaattattttacagaGTACTGCGAAAATTCCACTATTCATGGAATAAAATATCTCGGGGAACAAAGAcgaataataattgaaaa GTTGTGGTGGTTCATCGCTTTAACACTGGCCCTTTACTACTGCATCATTTTAATCAGAGCAACTTACTCCAAGTGGGAAAATTCACCAGTAATAGTCAGTTTCGCAACAACAGAGACACCCATTTGGAAAACCCCATTTCCCGCAGTCACCATTTGCCCGGAAACAAAATCCGTgccaaaaattttcaattacgCCGAGTTTCTACACAAGAAACAACGCGGAGAAGTAGTACCACGTGACGA CGAGTTGCGGTTGTCTTACGTCTCCCTGTTGTGCAGTTACCGCCCTGGACTGAATTTAAGTGTGAACAGATTTGGCGACGATgacatttttgacactttccAAAAAGTTGGTCCaaagtttttggaaaaaatttccgattgTGCCTTCATGGGAATTCCGCACAACTGTTCTGAACTCTTCACGCCAATAATAACAGATGCTGGTTTGTGCTATTCTTTCAATATATTGCATCGCAACGACATTTTAAGCGACATTGT AAAACATTACAACGATTTTCATTCAAAATCCATAAACGCATCTGAATGGTCTTTACAATATGGGTATGGTAAGAAATCAGGCAAAAATACGTATCCCAGAAGAGCTTTGTACGCAGGAGTTTCATTCTCGTTTGacttaaaaattgaaactacaagTGAAGACCTAGATTCTGAGTGTTTGAAAACTCTCCAAGGCTACAAA atCCAAATCCATCATCCCTCTATGTTGCCAAGAGTAAAACAACAACATTTTCGTCTGCCTCTGAACCAAGTTGTCTTGGCTGCTATAATGCCCACTATGATTACAACATCTGATGACATAAAACATTATCCGTCTGAGAGAAGAGAGTGTCTCTTCCCATCCGAAAGACAGTTGAAATATTTCAAAGTCTACACCCAGCAGAATTGTCAAATAGAATGCAAAACAAATTTCACCCTTGAAATGTGTGGCTGCGTCGATTTCTACATGCCAC GGGACCACGTTACAAAAATTTGCGGAGCACCCATGAAACCTTGCATGCTGAAAGCTGAAA AAATGTTGTTGTCTCAAAACATCGAAAATCAGTTGAGACGGAACGGTGGGCTTCCCATGAGTAATGATACACTTTACAAGTCTTCCAAAAATTGTAACTGCATGCCAGATTGTACTTCGATCTCGTACGTAATCGAAACTTCGCAGTCCAACTGGGATTCGGCTCTGAATCAACTAGATCAAATTTTTTCCAGTCAAGAAAACTTCAC AACTCACATGTCTCAGCTGCAAATCTTTTTCAAAGCGAATCAGTTCATAACTTCGGAGAGAAACGAGTTGTTTGGACCAACAGATTTTTTAGCAAATTGTGGAGGACTTTTGGGGTTGTTCACAGGGTTTTCATTTTTGTCTCTGgtggaaattttgtattattgCACTTTAAGAGTGTTCTGTAATATCAAATTATTTGGCATCAAATACTGGGCTGGAGAAGGCAATTAA
- the LOC138138158 gene encoding pickpocket protein 28-like, translating into MDENLEDLNTKNRNKYSRHNRFSREHPTWSQNIRAYFMEFCKNTNIHGFKYLGERGRSSFEKSFWLIFSCVSFFICLTLINRMWIKYSQTPVFVNVALNPAPVWKVPFPAITICPETKIKQRIYNFTDYYHKVMKHSNPDEDALTDDELQKFADSSLVCDQHLYTSGNKTASVDTIRHLTEVAPPLDEVLFSCKWNSNNESCDSLFTPILTEDGVCFTFNTLDRSELFRNAAYFDDDFITQDNRAEGWTLDHGYPKGVGLDTFPRRATSAGSKSGMFLLLRGYKQDLDYVCRGPVQGFKVLLHHPAELPRIASRYFRAAVNQEALVAVKPNVRLTSMNLKNYGPHLRQCFFAEERQLYFFRDYTQQNCQIECLANYTLSKCGCVAYHMPREESTEICGSGSNRCLFEAEQELLTHDGEVESSSKKADKMCDCPPSCTSITYDVETSQADFEWEKVFEAFKADINEFPGIYMTRLTIFFKDMEFVPSEKSEIYGPTEFLASCAGLLWLFTGFSFFSIVEIVYFLSIRVICNVRKYGKHYWSGSNILLSNDS; encoded by the exons ATGGATgaaaatttagaagatttaaaCACCAAGAATCGTAACAAATACTCAAGACATAATAGGTTCTCGCGAGAGCACCCCACTTGGTCCCAAAACATTCGTGCGTATTTTATggaattttgtaaaaacacaaacatccACGGGTTCAAATATCTGGGTGAGCGAGGAAGATCTTCATTCGAAAA ATCATTTTGGTTAATCTTCTCCTGTGTTTCTTTCTTCATTTGCCTAACTTTGATTAACAGAATGTGGATCAAATACAGTCAAACTCCAGTTTTTGTCAACGTGGCTCTGAATCCTGCACCAGTTTGGAAAGTACCATTCCCAGCAATCACAATCTGTCCGGAAACTAAAATCAAACAGAGGATCTACAATTTCACAGATTATTATCACAAAGTGATGAAACACTCAAATCCTGACGAAGACGCACTGACGGATGACGA GTTGCAGAAATTCGCTGACAGTTCGCTGGTCTGCGATCAGCATTTGTACACATCAGGAAACAAAACCGCTTCGGTTGACACCATAAGACATTTGACAGAA GTTGCGCCCCCACTTGATGAAGTACTCTTCAGTTGCAAATGGAACAGCAACAACGAAAGCTGTGACAGCCTCTTCACTCCCATCTTAACGGAAGATGGTGTTTGCTTCACTTTCAACACGCTAGATAGATCAGAACTGTTTAGGAATGCTGC TTACTTTGACGATGACTTTATAACCCAAGACAATCGTGCGGAAGGGTGGACTCTAGACCATGGTTACCCAAAGGGTGTTGGACTTGATACATTTCCCAGAAGGGCCACATCAGCGGGGTCCAAATCTGGGATGTTTCTTCTTCTCAGAGGTTACAAGCAAGACCTCGATTATGTTTGTCGTGGTCCAGTTCAAGGTTTCAAGGTTCTCTTGCATCACCCAGCAGAACTTCCGAGAATAGCTTCGCGATATTTTAGAGCAGCTGTTAATCAAGAAGCTCTAGTTGCTGTCAAACCAAACGTACGACTTACTTCgatgaatttgaaaaattatggtCCTCATCTAAGACAATGCTTTTTCGCTGAAGAACGCCAACTGTATTTCTTTCGGGATTACACCCAACAAAACTGCCAGATTGAATGTCTAGCAAACTACACCCTTTCCAAATGTGGTTGTGTTGCTTATCACATGCCGC GTGAAGAATCTACTGAGATTTGTGGATCTGGGAGTAACAGGTGTCTGTTTGAAGCTGAAC AAGAATTATTAACTCATGATGGTGAAGTCGAATCTAGTTCCAAAAAAGCTGACAAAATGTGTGACTGTCCGCCATCTTGTACGTCGATAACCTACGACGTGGAAACATCTCAAGCTGACTTTGAATGGGAGAAAGTGTTTGAAGCTTTCAAAGCTGATATCAATGAATTTCCTGG GATTTACATGACAAGACTaactatatttttcaaagataTGGAGTTTGTTCCTTctgaaaaaagtgaaatatatGGACCAACTGAATTTTTAGCAAGCTGCGCAGGTCTGTTGTGGTTGTTTACAGGATTCTCTTTCTTCTCCATCGTCGAAATCGTATATTTCCTTTCGATTAGGGTAATATGCAATGTCAGAAAATATGGCAAACATTACTGGTCTGGCTCTAATATTCTTTTAAGTAATGACTCTTag
- the LOC138139051 gene encoding pickpocket protein 28-like produces the protein MIGSPKNGEKDPDRGPLDDVKFVKPKKRKYPGFRKNIHDYFSEFASNTGIHGFKYMGEQERSIFEKLFWLIFFCISLYFCISLIIQTWIKWDQSPVLVSFAQSPTPVWQVPFPAITICSETKARQRVYNFTESYHKLQDHLRNEGNLTDEELQKFSDVSLICDNHLHKTGNKTTSFKTIEYLIDIAPPFSEVFFSCKWTSMNETCDHLFSPMLTEDGICFTFNMLDRSEFFTNAVYLHGEYMGHNRRSEGWTLENGYPKNAEKDTFPRRAMSAGSKAGLFLLLRAYEQDLDYVCRGPVQGFKVLLHHPAEVPRVGTQYFRAPLNQEIVVAVKPDMMTTSQGLRSYEPHRRQCFFAEERQLQFFQNYTQQNCQVECVANFTLAKCGCVAYHMPHEEATKICGSGSIVCVFEAEQELLSQEVEMGINRYDPKNNEEGALSNCDCLPACTSITYNAETSQADFNWPKVFEAFKANFSEFPGIQMTRLTIFFKDMQFITSERNELYGQTDFLANCGGLLGLFTGFSFLSIVEIFYFLSLRLICNVRKFGRHFWSGSEILLKDDAYLHK, from the exons ATGATCGGTAGCCCCAAAAACGGAGAAAAGGACCCCGACAGGGGTCCCTTGGACGACGTCAAATTCGTCAAACCGAAAAAACGAAAATACCCCGGTTTTCGCAAAaacattcacgattatttcagcGAGTTTGCGAGCAATACCGGAATACATGGGTTCAAGTACATGGGCGAGCAAGAGAGATCCATCTTTGAGAA GTTGTTCTGGCTGATCTTTTTCTGCATttcgttgtacttttgtatAAGCTTGATTATACAGACTTGGATTAAATGGGACCAGTCGCCTGTCTTGGTAAGTTTCGCCCAAAGTCCCACACCAGTTTGGCAAGTACCTTTCCCAGCAATTACCATTTGCTCGGAAACCAAAGCCAGGCAAAGAGTTTACAATTTTACCGAATCTTACCACAAACTGCAAGACCATTTGAGAAATGAAGGCAACCTCACTGATGAAGA ATTGCAGAAGTTCTCTGATGTCTCTCTTATTTGTGACAACCATTTGCATAAAACTGGCAACAAAACGACCAGCTTCAAGACCATCGAGTATTTAATAGAt ATTGCACCCCCTTTTAGCGAAGTCTTCTTCAGTTGCAAATGGACAAGCATGAACGAAACCTGCGACCACCTCTTCTCTCCCATGTTAACAGAAGATGGCATCTGCTTCACTTTCAACATGCTGGACAGAAGTGAATTTTTCACCAACGCAGT TTACCTTCATGGGGAGTACATGGGTCACAATCGCCGCTCCGAAGGGTGGACCCTTGAAAACGGCTACCCCAAAAACGCCGAGAAAGACACTTTTCCCAGAAGAGCCATGTCAGCAGGATCCAAAGCCGGTCTGTTCCTCCTTCTTAGAGCATACGAGCAGGACTTGGACTACGTTTGCCGCGGTCCAGTTCAAGGATTCAAGGTTCTTCTGCATCATCCTGCAGAGGTTCCTAGAGTGGGAACCCAATACTTCCGAGCGCCTCTAAACCAAGAAATTGTTGTGGCGGTCAAACCAGACATGATGACGACTTCTCAAGGCTTAAGAAGTTATGAACCTCATCGAAGACAGTGCTTTTTTGCTGAAGAACGTCAACTGCAGTTCTTCCAGAATTACACGCAGCAAAATTGTCAAGTTGAATGCGTTGCAAACTTTACGCTTGCCAAATGTGGGTGCGTTGCTTATCACATGCCGC ATGAGGAAGCTACAAAAATCTGTGGATCTGGAAGTATAGTGTGCGTGTTTGAAGCTGAAC AGGAACTGTTATCTCAGGAAGTCGAAATGGGGATTAATCGTTATGacccaaaaaataatgaagagGGGGCGTTGTCAAACTGCGATTGTCTGCCAGCTTGTACCTCGATAACTTACAACGCGGAGACATCTCAGGCTGATTTCAACTGGCCAAAAGTCTTCGAAGCCTTCAAAGCTAATTTCAGTGAATTTCCAGg GATTCAGATGACAAGACTAACCATATTTTTCAAGGACATGCAGTTTATTACATCTGAAAGGAACGAGCTTTATGGGCAAACAGACTTTCTAGCTAACTGCGGAGGACTTTTGGGACTTTTCACaggattttcttttttgtcaattgtagaaattttctattttctgtCTCTCAGGTTAATATGCAACGTGCGAAAATTCGGTAGACATTTTTGGTCAGGTTCTGAAATTTTGTTAAAGGACGACGCCTATCTCCATAAATaa
- the LOC138138157 gene encoding pickpocket protein 28-like isoform X1: MSQNTISREKSYFKEQYKYIVDDLQRKELEQRQKLQRTKELNMQRRGKHSQLQQYAVEYSYATDIHGIQFLSERRSLCEKIFWIVVVLLSFITCLVMVTVALLTFQNSSVIVSFKARDTPIYEIPFPAVTICPESKGLSLLFTRLEHTLALRGYLNITEESWLAYQYFHILCNRKGPPKLFGTRMLGNDFFEIFDRIRKPLDDIFFRCELFGRTRNCSELFVPTLTEEGLCYTFNMLSREDLFVSNLFNYKDFYEGKRTYGWAGQHGYLKGVEMHTYPARALLSGADNPLRVTLKISKAEDFLLCRSFTAGYRVLLHNPIDIPRPSQHHFLVPMNKFVAIAVEPKLLGTHERVRTMPVFKRLCYMDRERNLRYFKWYSQQNCFLECLTDFLLAKCQCVHFSMPRKANTRICGNNDKTCLDEAQFQLSTLDMETQMSAHQSGYCDCKPLCTDLKFELEMSQSVWNWQSYYENQWGNDVEKERQKLNVSIHEIALLSIYFKSGHFLSVMRHEWHGVPDLLSKVGGYFSLFTGMSMVSIMELIYFLTIRIICNKSRYGHWAGPQ, encoded by the exons atgtCTCAAAACACCATAAGCCGGGAGAAATC atacTTCAAAGAACAATACAAGTACATTGTAGATGACCTACAACGAAAGGAATTGGAACAACGACAAAAGCTACAAAGAACCAAAGAACTAAACATGCAAAGAAGAGGCAAACACTCGCAACTTCAACAGTACGCAGTGGAGTACAGCTACGCAACTGACATCCACGGTATCCAATTCTTAAGCGAACGGCGATCTTTGTGTGAAAA AATCTTCTGGATAGTCGTTGTGCTGTTGAGCTTTATTACTTGTCTAGTAATGGTGACTGTCGCTCTATTAACATTTCAAAACAGCTCTGTGATCGTCAGTTTCAAAGCGAGAGATACACCGATTTACGAAATTCCATTTCCAGCTGTCACAATTTGTCCAGAGTCTAAGGGATTGTCCCTTCTATTCACCAGGCTAGAACATACTCTTGCATTGCGCGGATACTTAAACATAACCGAAGAATC GTGGTTAGCATATCAGTATTTTCACATCTTGTGCAATCGCAAAGGACCCCCGAAACTCTTTGGTACGAGGATGTTAGGCAAcgacttttttgaaatcttCGACAGG ATTCGAAAACCTCTTGATGACATATTCTTCCGGTGTGAATTGTTCGGCCGTACCAGAAATTGCTCTGAATTGTTTGTTCCAACTCTTACTGAAGAAGGTCTGTGCTATACTTTCAACATGCTGAGCCGGGAAGATCTCTTCGTGAGTAATCTCTTCAATTACAAGGACTTTTATGAAGGGAAACGGACATATGGATGGGCGGGACAACATGGCTATCTAAAGGGTGTCGAAATGCACACCTATCCCGCACGAGCTCTGTTATCCGGAGCAGACAATCCTCTTCGTGTGACCTTGAAGATTTCCAAGGCCGAAGattttttactctgcagaagTTTCACAGCGGGATACAGA GTTCTTTTACACAACCCGATTGACATACCACGACCTTCCCAACATCATTTCTTGGTCCCCATGAACAAATTCGTAGCCATTGCTGTTGAACCAAAACTGTTGGGAACCCACGAAAGGGTCCGTACCATGCCGGTGTTCAAAAGACTGTGTTACATGGACAGAGAAAGGAATTTGAGATATTTCAAATGGTACTCTCAACAGAACTGCTTCTTGGAATGTTTGACTGATTTTTTACTGGCAAAATGTCAGTGCGTCCATTTTTCCATGCCAA GAAAAGCCAACACAAGAATTTGTGGAAATAATGACAAAACCTGCCTTGACGAGGCACAAT TCCAACTGAGTACGCTAGATATGGAAACACAGATGTCAGCTCACCAATCAGGTTATTGTGATTGCAAACCCTTATGCACCgacttaaaatttgaactggAAATGTCTCAAAGCGTTTGGAACTGGCAAAGTTACTACGAAAATCAGTGGGGAAATGACGTTGAAAAAGAAAGACAGAAGTTGAATGTTAgcat CCACGAGATTGCTTTGCTGagcatttatttcaaatcagGTCATTTTCTTTCTGTGATGCGACACGAATGGCACGGAGTTCCTGATTTACTATCAAAAGTCGGAGGTTACTTCAGCCTCTTCACTGGAATGTCGATGGTCTCCATCATggaattgatttattttctgaCTATCAGAATTATATGCAACAAGTCACGCTACGGTCATTGGGCTGGACCACagtaa
- the LOC138138156 gene encoding pickpocket protein 28-like, which translates to MPSISYDQFNLTKCFKTSKSKEKPTSFRKNLSSCFTEFSNNTGIQGFKYLGETGRSSFEKIFWLIVLCISLYICVSLIKLTWRKWDENPVFISFSQTPKHVWDIPFPAVTICPQVKIKSKIFNFTYYYDALRYDDHNLTAEEVKNYADSQLPCFGYPKVIYIKHTTDEETVRRIIQNAPTLNETIPYCTWAHVRRKCDTIFTPILTSSGVCFTFNMLEKNELFTNITYIGKDHVNNEKTLRWNVDNNYIRTKEDVYPRRAKSAINRQSLKVNLYSDKEDVALRKCNIQAGFRIMLHHPAESPRKSTRDLQLLFDNYYILIKPEITTTSSDLINYAPHRRKCYFSHERQLKFFKVYTEENCQTECLANYILSECHCAPYYMPREKSTRICGINEFWCVEYAEERLLDQVMESQVSDDRNKSMSCDCLPSCTSIIYNSEVSRINFNVKTSTTHSSNRIFFKDNKFISMERNELFGDTDFWANCGGLFGLFTGFSVMSFIEIIYFLSMRWMCNRFAAKSQPASADAE; encoded by the exons ATGCCTAGTATATCATATGATCagtttaatttaacaaaatgtttcaaaacatcaaaatcaaaagaaaagcCGACGAGTTTTCGTAAAAACTTGTCCAGTTGTTTTACCGAATTTTCTAACAACACGGGAATTCAAGGTTTCAAGTATTTAGGAGAAACTGGAAGATCttcatttgaaaa aaTATTTTGGTTGATAGTGTTGTGTATCTCTTTGTACATTTGCGTCAGTTTAATTAAACTTACTTGGAGGAAATGGGATGAAAACCCAGTATTTATCAGTTTTTCTCAGACACCCAAACATGTTTGGGACATACCTTTTCCGGCAGTTACTATTTGTCCtcaagtgaaaattaaatccaaaatatttaatttcacatATTACTATGACGCACTCCGTTATGATGACCACAACCTTACAGCTGAAGA AGTAAAAAATTACGCCGACAGTCAATTACCCTGTTTTGGATATCCTAAGGTAATATATATAAAACACACCACTGATGAAGAAACTGTACGACGGATTATCCAG AACGCCCCTACTTTAAATGAAACTATCCCTTACTGCACTTGGGCTCATGTTCGGCGTAAATGTGATACAATTTTTACCCCGATTTTAACAAGTAGTGGAGTTTGCTTCACGTTTAacatgttagaaaaaaatgaattatttacaAACATCAC CTACATAGGCAAAGATCATGTAAATAACGAAAAAACCTTACGGTGGAATGTTGACAACAACTACATCAGGACCAAGGAAGATGTGTATCCTAGGAGAGCTAAATCTGCAATCAATAGACAATCTCTCAAAGTAAATCTTTACAGTGACAAAGAAGATGTGGCCTTAAGAAAGTGCAACATTCAAGCTGGTTTTAGAATCATGTTGCACCATCCGGCTGAAAGCCCCAGAAAATCTACAAGAGATTTGCAATTATTATTCGATAACTATTATATCCTCATCAAACCAGAAATAACAACTACTTCGTCAGACTTGATTAACTACGCGCCCCATCGCAGAAAATGTTATTTCTCCCACGAACGGCAGTTAAAGTTTTTCAAAGTTTACACTGAGgaaaattgtcaaactgaaTGTCTTGCTAACTACATTTTAAGTGAATGTCACTGTGCACCTTATTACATGCCAAGAGAAAAATCGACCAGAATTTGTGGAATAAACGAGTTTTGGTGTGTAGAGTACGCAGAAG AACGATTGCTCGATCAAGTTATGGAATCACAAGTTTCAGACGATCGGAATAAATCGATGTCTTGCGACTGCTTGCCGTCTTGCACTTCAATTATTTACAACAGTGAAGTTTCtcgaataaattttaatgtcaAAACTTCAACTACTCACTCAAGTAATAGAATATTCTTCaaggacaataaatttattagcATGGAACGAAACGAGTTGTTTGGTGACACCGATTTCTGGGCTAACTGTGGAGGTCTCTTCGGTTTGTTCACAGGATTCTCTGTTATGTCCTTTAttgaaatcatttattttctttcaatgAGATGGATGTGTAATAGATTCGCTGCAAAAAGTCAGCCAGCTTCAGCTGATGCTGAATGA
- the LOC138138157 gene encoding pickpocket protein 28-like isoform X2 — MSQNTISREKSYFKEQYKYIVDDLQRKELEQRQKLQRTKELNMQRRGKHSQLQQYAVEYSYATDIHGIQFLSERRSLCEKIFWIVVVLLSFITCLVMVTVALLTFQNSSVIVSFKARDTPIYEIPFPAVTICPESKGLSLLFTRLEHTLALRGYLNITEESWLAYQYFHILCNRKGPPKLFGTRMLGNDFFEIFDRIRKPLDDIFFRCELFGRTRNCSELFVPTLTEEGLCYTFNMLSREDLFVSNLFNYKDFYEGKRTYGWAGQHGYLKGVEMHTYPARALLSGADNPLRVTLKISKAEDFLLCRSFTAGYRVLLHNPIDIPRPSQHHFLVPMNKFVAIAVEPKLLGTHERVRTMPVFKRLCYMDRERNLRYFKWYSQQNCFLECLTDFLLAKCQCVHFSMPIQLSTLDMETQMSAHQSGYCDCKPLCTDLKFELEMSQSVWNWQSYYENQWGNDVEKERQKLNVSIHEIALLSIYFKSGHFLSVMRHEWHGVPDLLSKVGGYFSLFTGMSMVSIMELIYFLTIRIICNKSRYGHWAGPQ; from the exons atgtCTCAAAACACCATAAGCCGGGAGAAATC atacTTCAAAGAACAATACAAGTACATTGTAGATGACCTACAACGAAAGGAATTGGAACAACGACAAAAGCTACAAAGAACCAAAGAACTAAACATGCAAAGAAGAGGCAAACACTCGCAACTTCAACAGTACGCAGTGGAGTACAGCTACGCAACTGACATCCACGGTATCCAATTCTTAAGCGAACGGCGATCTTTGTGTGAAAA AATCTTCTGGATAGTCGTTGTGCTGTTGAGCTTTATTACTTGTCTAGTAATGGTGACTGTCGCTCTATTAACATTTCAAAACAGCTCTGTGATCGTCAGTTTCAAAGCGAGAGATACACCGATTTACGAAATTCCATTTCCAGCTGTCACAATTTGTCCAGAGTCTAAGGGATTGTCCCTTCTATTCACCAGGCTAGAACATACTCTTGCATTGCGCGGATACTTAAACATAACCGAAGAATC GTGGTTAGCATATCAGTATTTTCACATCTTGTGCAATCGCAAAGGACCCCCGAAACTCTTTGGTACGAGGATGTTAGGCAAcgacttttttgaaatcttCGACAGG ATTCGAAAACCTCTTGATGACATATTCTTCCGGTGTGAATTGTTCGGCCGTACCAGAAATTGCTCTGAATTGTTTGTTCCAACTCTTACTGAAGAAGGTCTGTGCTATACTTTCAACATGCTGAGCCGGGAAGATCTCTTCGTGAGTAATCTCTTCAATTACAAGGACTTTTATGAAGGGAAACGGACATATGGATGGGCGGGACAACATGGCTATCTAAAGGGTGTCGAAATGCACACCTATCCCGCACGAGCTCTGTTATCCGGAGCAGACAATCCTCTTCGTGTGACCTTGAAGATTTCCAAGGCCGAAGattttttactctgcagaagTTTCACAGCGGGATACAGA GTTCTTTTACACAACCCGATTGACATACCACGACCTTCCCAACATCATTTCTTGGTCCCCATGAACAAATTCGTAGCCATTGCTGTTGAACCAAAACTGTTGGGAACCCACGAAAGGGTCCGTACCATGCCGGTGTTCAAAAGACTGTGTTACATGGACAGAGAAAGGAATTTGAGATATTTCAAATGGTACTCTCAACAGAACTGCTTCTTGGAATGTTTGACTGATTTTTTACTGGCAAAATGTCAGTGCGTCCATTTTTCCATGCCAA TCCAACTGAGTACGCTAGATATGGAAACACAGATGTCAGCTCACCAATCAGGTTATTGTGATTGCAAACCCTTATGCACCgacttaaaatttgaactggAAATGTCTCAAAGCGTTTGGAACTGGCAAAGTTACTACGAAAATCAGTGGGGAAATGACGTTGAAAAAGAAAGACAGAAGTTGAATGTTAgcat CCACGAGATTGCTTTGCTGagcatttatttcaaatcagGTCATTTTCTTTCTGTGATGCGACACGAATGGCACGGAGTTCCTGATTTACTATCAAAAGTCGGAGGTTACTTCAGCCTCTTCACTGGAATGTCGATGGTCTCCATCATggaattgatttattttctgaCTATCAGAATTATATGCAACAAGTCACGCTACGGTCATTGGGCTGGACCACagtaa